The sequence GAGTAGGCCACGTCATACGGGCCGCTCAGGCCCCGGATCTCGAACAGCGGCGTGAGTTGAATGTCGCCATACTGGGTGCTGGCCTGGAGCACCAGCACGCGGTTGTTGCCGGCGTCGGCCACGAACACGCGATTCTGCTCGTCGACCGACAGGCCCCGCGGATTCGAAAGCGCGCCCAGCGCCGTACCGGCGCCGGTGTAGGCGGCGAGGCTGCGTCCCGACTCGCCGAACACCAGCCGGTTCCAGCCCGGGTCGGAAACGATCTGGAAAGTCCGCGCCTCGAGATAGGGGAAGACGTTGTAGACGTCCACGCTTCCGATCGTGATCGTCGAATAGGGATCCGAGAACACGTCACGCCCCACCTGCTCGTGCGCCACCGTCTTGGTGAAGGCATCGAGACCGAGGTCGGGTGCGATCGCCGTTCGCGCGAACGTTCCCGCACGCGCGGGGCCCGCCGCGATCAGCGCCAGGCTGCAGATGCACAGAATGAGTCTTCGCACGTCCCGCTCCTCTCACCGGCCGCCGTGTCGGCTAGAACCGGAAGTCGATTCCCGTCTCCAGGATGTCGGCTGAGTAGTTGTTGCTGTTGAAATAGCGCTCGTAATCCAACCGCACGCCAAGCCGACGCAGCGCCGGAACGTCGGCGGCGAGAGTGCCGAGGTCGAAGTTCAGCGAGGCTCCAAACAGGTGCGACGAGAGATCGGACAACCGGTAGTCACCGGTCAGATAGCCATCCACCCCGTTCACCGTCGGGTACTCCGGCATGTAGAAGTAGGCCGCGGTCTGGGTGTAATAGCGGTACTGATAGGAGGCGAACAGACCGTGCGTGATGTACTGGCTGAGAGTCGATTCGAGCTCGTGCGACATCACGCCCCAGTCGTCGTCGTAGAACCGGTAGCTGAGCTTGAGGCTCGACCGATTCGCCAGGTACTGGTTGATCTTGATGAAGGCGTCCCGCCGCGAGCGATGGTCGGGCGAGCGCTCCGGCACGTTGGTGCCCCCCGCGTAGACGTTGCGATAGGGGTTGTGCTGGAGGCCTTCGACGCTGTTGAGTTCGATCCCGACGCGCACCAGGGTTTTCGGGGTGACGATCTGCGTGGCGACGGCGTCGAGGTGCAGGGTGTTCTTGTGCGAGACGCCGGTGTTGGTGTCGGCGTCCGGCAGCGGCTCGATCTTGTCCCAGCCGTAGCTGGTCCCGAACGACAGGTTGAGCTGCTGGTTCATGACGTCACGCGACAGGTGGCCGCCGAACAATTGCGCCAGATAGTCGGGCTCGACCGAGTAGTAGTACTCGAGCTGCGAACCGCCGCGATTCAGCTCGCCCACCAACTCGTTCCGCACCTTGACGTAGTCCTGGTAGGCGTTGCCCGAGATCGGGCGGCTCGCAGTGGTGATGGCGTCGATCGCGTCCTGGCTGCCGGGCGGGGCCGCCACCGCCGGGACCGTCACCTGCTCGTTGTTGTAATGGACGAGCAGCGAGGCGTCGGTCGCCAGCGGAATGGTGTAGTCGCCCATGTACGAGCGCACCGCCACGTCCTTCGAGTCGGTGAAGTAGCGATAAAGGGTCCCGAGCGTCGACTCGTCGAACAACAACGCCGCCGACACCGGCCTCGGCACGCAGGCCGCGCACAGGCCCATCACCAGCGCGGTGGGACGGAGGCGGCGCATCAGTTGCACGCGCAGCCCCCACCGGCGCCGCCGTTACCGCCGGTGGAGCCTTCCCGGGCTTCGAACGACTTGGTCATGCGGGCGTCCTTCTTGGCCTCCGCCTCGAACGACATGATCCGATCCACCAGGTGCTCGCGTTGATAAGCGCGCACCGACTGCGCCGCGCAGCCCGACAACAGCAGCAGCAGCGCGACCGGCAGCAGGCGCGAGGCCGCGTGGCGAGCCGAAAGACGAGCGTTCATCGTGAACCTCCGTCGTTCTGTTGAGCCGTCAACGGGGCGCGGCTCGACAGCTGCCGCGCGACCTCGGTGACGCGCTGAATGGCGGCGTCGTTGGAGCCGCTGCCCGCATAGGCGATGGTTCCGTCGCGATCGAGCACGATCGTGAAGGGCACGTGGCTCAGGTCGAGCTGTTTCGCGAGACCGTCCGGGCCGTCGTGGACGACGGTGAGGCCCAGCTTTTGCGCCCGGGCGAAGCGGGCGGCGTTGGCGCGATCCTCGTCGATCGAGACCGCGACCACGTGACCGCCCTTCTTCGACAGCTCGGAGTTGAGCGCGTCGAGCGCCGGCAGCTCGTGGCGACAGGGTGCGCACCAGCTCGCCCAGAAGTTGACCACCACCACCTGGCCCTGCAGCGATGACAGCGTGACGCGCCTGCCGTCCAGGGTCTGGAGCGCGTGATTCTCGAGCACGCGCTGCACGGTCGTCGGGTCGGCGCCCAGCTCGTGCGCGACGTTCGACGCCGGCGTTCCGGCGATCGCGGCGCCGCCGATCGCGAGCGCCGCCGCCATCACGCCCAGCCCCGCCGGCATGGCGCGCGAGCGCTGGCCGGGCAGTCGAGAGCGGCTCATCCCCTGAGACATGGCGAGCTTCTCCATCACTTGTACTGGCCGCCGAGCGTGATCCAGTAGTTGAACTGGCGGCGCTCCACGGCGGTGAGCGAGTCGGGGCCGGTCGGGTGGAGGCCCATGCCGGCGTGCGAACCGACGCCGAGCACGTAGTCGATGAGCTTCGAGTGGCGCCCGAACGGCGGCGTCGACTCGGCGTTCATCATGGTCATCGACTCGCCGACCAGGTTGACGTAGCCGCGCGGGAAGATGCGGTTTTCGCGCACCGTATCGGGCACCGCGGTCAGGTCGAGATTGCCGGCGGCCGCGGTGGTGTCGGTGCCGACGATCACCGGCTGGTGGCAGCTCACGCACTTGGCCGCCACGATCGGACCGATCGTCGACTCGTAGTTGATGATCTCCCAGTTGGCCTTGGGCACGTTCAGATCGAACGGCGCGTGAGTGGCCGCCATCGGGTTGGGATTGGTCGGGTGCGGGCCACCGGCCTCGCGGTTCTCGTGACAGCCGAAGCAACGATCGAACTCTTCGCCGGGCCGCACGTAGAGATGCGTGCGCTTCACGACGAAGCCGCGGTGATCGCTGTCGAGCGTCGCCCAGCTGATCGGCGTATTGGCCGGCACCTTGATGCGGAACGAACCGTCGGGATCCACCGGCGCGGTGCCGATGATGGCGCGCATCTCGAAGTCGGTCGCCGAGATGTCGTTGCCCATACCCTGCGTGGTCGGACGCGCCGCGATCACCAGCACGCTGTCGATCGCATCCACGCCCTTCACCGGGATCTCCTGGCCGTCTTCGGTGCCGCGGTTGAACACGTCCTGGGCCAGGAAGACCCCGTAGTCCTTGCTGTTGTCCACCACCGACGGAATGACCGGCGGTTTGGGATGCGGCGCCAGCAGCTGAGCGTCGTACTCGTTGCCGGTCGGGTCGTTGTAGAGGAAGGTCAGGTTGTTGATGGTGAAGGTCGCCGGATCCGAGGGCGTACCCGCACCGCTCTGGTCGAGAGTGAAGGTGTAGAGGCCGTAGTCGACGTCGTCCTCGGTCGCGGCCGGCAGCGAGTACGACACCACGTAACGGTTGCCGCCGATCGAGCGCGGGTACTTGAAGACCCCGTAGGGCCAGGGCTCGCCGTCGTTGTTGACCAGCGGCGTCACCACGTCCCAGTGATTCGAGTTCTGGTCGAGCACCGGGTCGGCCGGGCCGGCTTCCAGCTTGAGCACCGCGACCGGGCCCGCGTCACCCTCGATCTTGGTGGACTCGATGGCGATCAGGCGGCCGTCGGGCGTCGGCGAGGGATGGAAGAAGTTCCGTTCGTGCGGTCCGAACTCGTGGAAGGTTCCCGTGCCGTCGGGGTTGGTGACGAACAGCGGGAAGCGGTTCATCGTGCCGAAGTGCTCCCAACGCGTGTAGACGATTCGGCCGTTGGGCAGCAGCTCGGGGTCGAAGTCGTTGCTCTGGTTGTAGCTGATGCGCTCGACGTTGCTGCCGTCGTAGTCGCACGTGTAGAGGTGCTCGGCGAGCGAGTGGTTGTACTCGTCCATCTCGTTGTCACGCGAGCTGGTGAAGAGGATGCGGCCGTCCGGCAGGTAGAGCGGATCGAAGTCATGGCCGCCGCCGCTCGTGACCTGGCGCAGCCCGGTGCCGTCGGCGTTGATCTCCCAGATGTTCCGCCAGGTGCCGCCCGGCGGGCGCATCGAGAACAGAATCTTCTTGCCGTCGAACGACACGGC is a genomic window of Candidatus Sulfotelmatobacter sp. containing:
- a CDS encoding DUF3570 domain-containing protein — its product is MRRLRPTALVMGLCAACVPRPVSAALLFDESTLGTLYRYFTDSKDVAVRSYMGDYTIPLATDASLLVHYNNEQVTVPAVAAPPGSQDAIDAITTASRPISGNAYQDYVKVRNELVGELNRGGSQLEYYYSVEPDYLAQLFGGHLSRDVMNQQLNLSFGTSYGWDKIEPLPDADTNTGVSHKNTLHLDAVATQIVTPKTLVRVGIELNSVEGLQHNPYRNVYAGGTNVPERSPDHRSRRDAFIKINQYLANRSSLKLSYRFYDDDWGVMSHELESTLSQYITHGLFASYQYRYYTQTAAYFYMPEYPTVNGVDGYLTGDYRLSDLSSHLFGASLNFDLGTLAADVPALRRLGVRLDYERYFNSNNYSADILETGIDFRF
- a CDS encoding DUF4266 domain-containing protein, encoding MNARLSARHAASRLLPVALLLLLSGCAAQSVRAYQREHLVDRIMSFEAEAKKDARMTKSFEAREGSTGGNGGAGGGCACN
- a CDS encoding TlpA disulfide reductase family protein — translated: MSQGMSRSRLPGQRSRAMPAGLGVMAAALAIGGAAIAGTPASNVAHELGADPTTVQRVLENHALQTLDGRRVTLSSLQGQVVVVNFWASWCAPCRHELPALDALNSELSKKGGHVVAVSIDEDRANAARFARAQKLGLTVVHDGPDGLAKQLDLSHVPFTIVLDRDGTIAYAGSGSNDAAIQRVTEVARQLSSRAPLTAQQNDGGSR